The following nucleotide sequence is from Streptomyces pactum.
CGCCCGTCACGATGGCGACGCGCTGCTCGGTGGTGGACATGCGGGTTCTCCTCGCCTCGGTAGCGGCTCACCACGGCCGGCCGCCGGGTGAGCAACCGCTTAGTCGCTTCAGCGTACGAGACGCTAGAAGCCGCACCACCGCATGTCAACGTTGCCTGCCCGGCGGCTCGGCCGGACAGGCCACCACCGGACGGGCGTGCCCTCCGCCGGCGCCCGCCCGCACGGTCCAACCGGGCGGCACGGGGGCCGTGGAAGCCGGACCGGGGAAGGCGGGCCGGGACGGGACGGGGAAGCCGGGCCGGGACGGGACCCGGGGAAGCCGGGCCGGGAAGCCGTACCGGGGCCGACCGGTCAGCGCACCAGCAGCTCCAGCAGCCGCTCGACCTCCGCCTCCGGGTCGGTGGTCAACCCGGTATGTACGGGCCCGGGCTGGACCACCGTGCTGCGCGGGGCGACCAGCCAGCGGAAGCGCCGCCCGGCGTCGTCACCGCCCGCCTGCCCGGCGTCGGCCCCGCCCCGGCACACCCCTTCGACGGCGTGCAGCGCGGCCCTCACCCCCGACACGTCCACGGTGGGGTCCAGGGCGAGCAGCCGGGCCTCGTCCAGCTCGGTGCGGGCGGCCACGAACGAGGCCGCCCGGCAGTAGACGACCACCCCGGCGTTGATCAGCTCGCCGCGCTCGACCCGGGGGACCACGCGCAGCACCGCGTACTCGAAGACATCGCGTCCGTTGTGCAGTCCGCTCACTTCACTGCCTTCCGCCGCGGCCCACCGGTGAGCCAGTCCGGGGCCTTGGAGGGGGTGTCGCCGGTGCGCTCCCCGATGGTGATCCTCCCGCCGATCGACGCGGCCCGCTCCAGCAGTACCTCCACATAGGTACGGCGCAGCGCGTCCGGGCCGTCGAAGCCGGGCTCATCGGCCAGCCACGCGTCGGGCACGTCGGCGACGACCTCGGTCAGCAGCTCCTCGGTGACGCGGGGCGCCAGTTCGGCCGCCGCCGCCGCGATGTCGGGGGCGAAGGAGGCGAGCACATGGTCGGAGGCGTCGTACGGCTTGGCGGCGGCGACCTTGGCGCCGCGCCAGTTGTGGTGCCAGATCATCGTGGCGCCGTGGTCGATGAGCCACAGCTGCCCGTGCCAGACCAGCATGTTCGGGTTCCGCCAGGAGCGGTCCACGTTGTTGATCAGCGCGTCGAACCAGACCACCCGGCCGGCCTCGGCGGCGCCGACCTCGAAGGCGAGCGGGTCGAAGCCGAGCGAGCCCGGGAGGTAGTCCATCCCCAGGTTGAGGCCGCCGCTGGCCTTGATCAGGTCCTGCACCTCCTCGTCCGGTTCGCTCAGGCCGATCACCGGATCGAGCTGCATCAGGACCAGATCGGGCACCCGCAGGCCCAGCCTGTGGCCGAGCCGGCCGCAGATGATCTCCGCCACCAGGGTCTTGCGCCCCTGCCCGGCGCCGATGAACTTCATGACGTACGTGCCGAGATCGTCGGCCTCGACGATCCCCGGGAGCGAACCACCCTCACGCAAAGGCGTGACATAGCGGGTCGCTACGACCTCTTGCAACACTTTCCCAGGTCACCCATCTCTTCAGCCTTGCGATTCACGGATTGCCCCTCCGCGGCGCAAGGGCAGGAATCACCGGTCAACGGCACTGGGGAGAATCCGGGAAATCTCTGCCGGCGAGCCGGTCTCCCCGCTCCCCCAGCAGCCCGTCGATGGTGCCGCGTCCCTTGTTCCGACTCCGGCATGAAGTCAGCATAGTAACCGAGGGTGATCGCGGGTGAAGAGTGCCCGAGCCACCGCGCCGAGGTCACGACGCACTCCCCGGCTTCCAGCATGACCGAGGCGCGGGCAGCCGAGGCACAGGGAAGCGGGCCTGCCCGGACGCCGATGCGGCACGCGCCACCCGGCCCGAACCGACCGCCCGACGCCAACCCCGTCGGCCGACCGACGACCCACCCGCTCCCCGGCGCACACAACGGCTTGAATTGATTTAGCGTTCAACTTAATTCGGTGACATGCTGACCACCAGGACGGCCACCATCCAGGTCGCCGGCCCAACACCCCGACGCATCAACGGAGATGACGTGACATGAGCGAGATGCTGCCGCTCCGCCTCCACCACCACGCCTGGATCACCGACGACCAGGAAGCCAACCGGCGCTTCTACGAGGATGTGATCGGCCTGCCCCTGGTCGCCACGTGGACCGAGCGCGAAATCCTGGCAGGAACCGAGCGCGTCTACAGTCACACCCTCTACGGCCTGGCCGACGGCAGTGCGCTCGCCTTCTTCCAGTTCGCAGACCCCGAGGACCAGGAGGAGTTCAAGACCGACATCAATGCCACCCCCGTGCGCCACATCGCCTTCAAGGTCGAGGCGGAGATCCAGGAAGCCCTACGCGAGCGCGTCACCGCGGCCGGCCATGCGGAGACGAACGCCCAGGTGATCGACCACGGGTACTGCGTCTCGCTGTACATCACGGATCCAACGGGCTGCTCCTGGAGTTCGCCGTCGACCACCCCGACGTGGAAGAGATCGACGCCGAGCGGCGAGCCACAGCACACGAGGACCTCTCCCGCTGGCTCGCCGGCGACCACACCAGCAACAACCGCTGGCGCTGACCACTCGTCCGGCTTTGGCCCAGTGCAGCGGGGCAGGGGTTGCCCCGTGCTCGGCCGTAGGCGTTGAGACCTGGATCGGTACCGCCTCCGCCTGCCTGAACTGATCGGGGGCGTGGCCACTGACGGTGAGTTCTTGCCGTTGGCGGCAGAGCGAACGCATGATCGGCTCATGCGAGGTGCCTTCGATGACGTCCCGTGGGACACGCTCTTCCCCCACCTGCCGCCTGCCGACGTGGAATCCCTGGAACGCACCGCTCGTATGGTCGATGCGGCTGGTGCGCAGGGAGACAAGGCCGAGTGGGAGTGGACACCGGATCACGTGGTCTTCCCCGGCCCGCAGCCGTGGACACCCGTCCTGCTCGGCCTGGATGTCATCGAGTGTGTGGACGGGGGTGATCAGCTGGAGTTCCAGCTGCACGTCGTGTGGACGGACTCCGGTCGGCTCGCGGTCGACGCGGCGGTGAACGTGGCCTGCTGGTGCGACACCGACCACGCCGGCCATGACGTCGACGCCCTCAGGCTTGTCGTCGGTGAGGAGACCTCACTGCCCGGTGCCTTCGCGGCTGGTGCCCAGCGTCTGCTCGGATGGCTCGCCGACCCTCGCGACGCGGACTTCTGGCGTGCCCGAGCGGCTCTTCCTCCCCGCCGGCCCGCCTAGGAAGCCGGCGGAACGACCACGGGTGCGGCAGTTGGTGTGATCAGGTCACGCCGGTGTCGCGCTCGATGGCGGCGAGCCGGTTCTTGAGTCGGTGGCCAGGGCCGTTGGCGGCGACGACGTCACCGGCTGCGGAGACTTGCCATCCCGCTGAGCCCCCGACCTACCGACGCGGTCCACCCGGGCATGCACCGCAAAGGCGGCTTCCGCGATGCCCACGTGCCCGACGCGGTCGGCCTCCGCACTCGCTGAGAGCTCGTCAGGCCGGCCGGGAATCCCCTGCGGGCAGGGATCAACCGGTATCAACATCCGACCGCATTCGCGGCCTGGCTCTGCCACTATGCACCTATGACGGCTGGACCGAAGAGAAGTAAAGCGATTGCAAAGCCACTCTGACGCCGCAGGTCAGGAAGGGTGATCCCCGCGCAGGCGGGGGTGGTCCGCTGGAGGCAGCGTGGGCCGGTGAGGAGGCCCCGTGGTCCCCGCGCAGGCGGGGGGTGGTCCGTCCGATCCGGCACTTGGCGTGGTCGCCGTGTGGTCCCCCGCAGGGACCGCCCCCGCCTCTCCCGGCCTCCCCGGCCTCAACCCGCCTCTCCCCGCCATCAGGCGCACCCCGCCGCCTCTTGCGGCGGACCCCGTCGCGGCCTGTGTCGTGGATCACGTTCGACCCGTGTCACGTCCGGGCTCCCCGCTCCCATCTGGTGGGCGTCGGCAAGCGACACGAGCAGGGGAGAACGATGAGCGCACGGCAGGAGACCGGCACGGCGACCACGCACCACGTGGTGATCCTGGGAGCGGGCTACGCGGGCCTGGCCACGGCCGTCCAGCTCGCGGCCCGGACGAAGCGGCGCGAGGACGTGCGGGTGACGCTGGTGAACGCGCAGGAACGGTTCACCGAGCGCATGCGGCTGCACATGACGGCGACCGGGCAGCGGCTCGCCGAACTGAGCATCCCTCAGCTGCTGGAGGGCACCGGCGCGCAGTTCGTACGCGGCTGGGTGACCGCGGTGGACGCGGGGGCGAGGACCGTGCGGATCGACGACGAACGCGAACTGCGCTACGACACGCTGGTGTACGGGCTGGGCGGCATCGCCGACACCGCGGCGGTGCCGGGGGCCGAGGACCACGCCTACACCCTGAGCAGCGCCCAGGACGCCGAGCTGCTGGCCGACCGGCTCGCCCGGCTGGACAGCGGCACGGTGGTGGTCGCGGGCACCGGACTGACCGGTGTCGAGGCGGCCGCGGAGATCGCCGAGCGGCACCCTCGGCTGCGCGTGGTGCTGCTCGGCCGGCAGGAGCCGGGCGCGGCCATGAACCCCAAGGCCGGGGCGTATCTGCGCGCCGCGCTCGACCGGCTCGGGGTCCGGGTGCGCACCGGCGCGGAGCTGGCGGAGGTGCTGCCCGGCGCGGTGCGGCTGGCGAGCGGGGAGAGCATCGCCGCCGACGCGGTCCTGTGGACGGGCGGCACGCGCACCTCGCCGCTGGCGGCGGCCGCCGGGCTGACCGTCGACGACCGCGGACGCGTCGTCACCGACGCCACGCTGCGGTCGGTCTCCCACCCCGAGGTGTACGCGATCGGCGACGCGGCCGCCGTCCCCCAGGGGTACGGCGTCATGCACGGCACCTGCCAGGGCGGCATGCCGACCGGGGTGCACGCCGCGCTGTCGATCGACCGGATGCTCCGGGGCAGGCGGCCCAGGCCGTTCCGCTTCGGCTACTACCACACGCCGGTGAGCCTGGGGCGCGGGGACGCCGTGGTGCAGTTCACCCGGCCCGACGACAGTCCACGGCAGATCTGCCTCACCGGCCGCGTCGCCGTCCGGTACAAGGAGACGGTGACCGCCTCACCCTGGCCGACGTACGGCCGTATGAAGAAGATGCCCGCCTCCGGTGCCCTCTGGCCCCGCGGGGGTCGCGCCACCCGCGTCCGGGGGGCCCGGTGACCGAGACCTCCACCCACCCCGGCCAGCAGGTCTTCCACGAGTACCGGCGGCTGCTGTTCTCGGTGGCCTACCGCCTCCTGGGCAGCGCCGCCGACGCCGAGGACGCGGTCCAGGACGCCTGGCTCAAGTGGTCCGCCGCGGACCGCTCGCAGGTGGCCGACCCCAAGGCGTACCTGACGCGCATCGTCTCCAACCTGGCGCTGGAGCGGCTGCGCTCGGCCCGGCACAAGCGGGAGACCTACGTGGGTCCGTGGCTGCCGGAGCCCATCCTCACCGGGGGCGACGCCTCCGAGGCCGTCACGGACGCCGAGTCGGTGTCGATGGCCATGCTGGTGGTGCTGGAGACGCTCAGCCCGCTGGAGCGCGCGGTGTTCGTGCTGAAGGAGGTGTTCGACTTCAGCCATGCCGAGATCGCCGAGGCGGTGGAGCGTTCCGAACCGGCGGTGCGGCAGGCCGCGCACCGGGCCCGCGAGCACGTGCGGGCGCGTCGGCCGCGCTTCGCCGCCGACCGGTCGCGGCAGCGCGAGGCCACCGAGCGGTTCTTCGCCGCCGCGACCGGCGGGGATGTCAACGCCCTGATGGAGCTGCTCTCCCCGGACGTCACCCTGTGGACCGACGGCGGCGGCAAGGTCCGCCAGGCCCTGCGCCCGGTGGTGGGCGCGGCCACGGTGGCCAACTGGTTCGCGGCCCTCACCACCGTCACCTATCAGGGCGTCGGCCCCGCCGACATGAAGGCGGAGCTCGTGGAGATCAACGGCGGGCCGGGCGTCCTGTTCAGCGGACCGGACCGGGTGATCGCCACCCTCACCTTCGACTTCGACGCCGAGGGCCGCATCACCACCCTGCACAACGTGGCCAACCCGGACAAGCTCCACGCCGTCGCCGACGGCACCGCGTACGACATCGGCACGCGGTGAGGGTGGTGACCGCGCGCCGTCCGCGCCCGGTCCGGCCGCGGGTCGCGGATAGGGGCGTTCCCGGAGCCCCGGTGGCCCCGGGAACGCCGGCGGGCGACCGGGCCGGGCCCGGGGCCCGCGCCCGGGCGGCCGGGGCTCCGCGCCGGACCGGGCGGGCGGTGGCCCCGCGGCGGCTCACCGCTCGCGCGGCCCGGGGCCGGGCTCGGTGGCGCCCCGGGGCGTCCCGGTGGCGTGGAGCTTGGTGAAGGGCAGGAGGAGTTCGGCGGTCCGCACCGGTTCCTCCAGGATGGGCGTGTGTCCGGCACCGGGCAGCAGGTCGATCTCCGCGCCCGGAACGACGCGGTAGTCCTCCGCGGACGAGGGCCGCCATCTGCGGTCCTGTTCACCGAAGATGACCCGCAGCGGCTTGCCGAGCGCCGCCAGCCGGGCCGGGAGCGCCCGCTGGTTCAGATAGGCGATGGACGCCTGCATCGCCGCGGTGATCGCGTGGGGGCTCATACCGCGCAGTTCGTCGATGAGTTCTCGGGGGACCTGGTACCCCTCGCGGAATCCGGTGCTCGCGAACCGGCGGATCTGCTCGTCGCTCGGCGGCCACCGCGCGGGGTCGATCGGAGCGGACGCCGGTGCGATGAAGGCGTCCATGCCGGGGCCGGTGTTGATGAGCGCGAGCGCGGTCACCAGGTCGGGCCGTTCCTCGGCGAGAGCGGTGGCGGCACAGCCGCCGCTGGAATGGCCGATCGCCACGACCTGCCCGACGCGGAGCCGGTCCAGTACCGCGCCGAGCGTGCGCGCCTGCTCGGACGTGGCGTAGCCACGGCCGACGGGTTCCGACGAGCGGCCGTGGCCCGGCAGGTCGATCCGGATCACGCGATGGGCCGGGACCAGCAGCGGGACGAGCGCGTCCCAGGAGCGGCCGGAGGTGGCGGATCCGTGGAGGAGCAGGAGCGCGGGGGCGTCCCGCGGACCGTCCTGGCAGACGTGGATGTCGCCGTGCTCCAGGCGGAGGAGCGCGTGCTCGGTGCCGTCGGCGGCGCTGTCCGCGAACGGGTGGCTGTCGGGAGAAGTCATGGGCCCACTGTCGCGCCCGGTGGGACGCCGTGGCTTGGACGAATGTTCCCGTCCTCGGCTCACGTAGCATCGAGCGATGGGGTCCGCCATCATCAGCCAACGTGTCGATCCCGCCGCCTGGGACGTGGTACGCCCGCACCGGCCCGGCCGGCTGCCCGGTGCCGACATGGCCGGGTTCCGGGTGCGAGGCCCGGTCGTCGCCGGCCTGCGGGTGGTTCCGCACCCGGCCGTGATGCTGATCCTGGAATTCGGGGAGAGCGCCCCCACCATGGACGACGGCACGGGGCGGCGGCATCGGGGAAGTCTCGTGGCCGGGCCCGGGTTCGGCTCCGGGGGCGCGGTGCGGGCCTGGGGCGAGCAGGTCGAGTGCGTGCAGGTGCGCCTGTCCCCGGTGGTGGCCGGCGCGGTGCTGGGTGTCCGCCAGGCCGAACTGGCCGGGGCCGCGGTCCCCCTCGACGACCTGTGGGGCCGGGAGGCGGCACGGCTGCGCGAGCGGCTGAGCGAGATGACCTCGTGGCACGACCGCTTCGCGTTCACGGACGCGCTGCTCGCCCGCCGCTTGGAGGGGCGACCGCGCATGGACCCGGGGGTGGCCTGGGCCTGGAACCGGATCGTCGCCGGCCGGGGCCTGGTCCGGGTCGATCACCTGACGGCGGAGCTCGGGTGGAGCCGCAAGCGTCTGTGGTCCCGGTTCCACGCGCACATCGGCATGGCGCCCAAGCGTGCCGCGACACTGGTCCGCTTCGACCATGCGGTGCACCGCATGGTGGCCGGTGAGGGCGCTGCCCTGGCCGCGGCCGCCGGGGGCTACTGCGACCAGTCCCATCTGCATCGCGACGTCAAGGCGTTCACCGGCGCGACACCGGCGACCGTGGTGGACGAGCCGTTCCTGAGGGTGGACGACCGCGCGTGGCCGACCGGAGTACCGGCCGGCCCCCTCCTCACCCCTCCGGCGGCACCTCTCCGGCGGCCCCCCGCGCGGTCTCATGAGGGCCGCGGGACGCCGGGAGGCCCCGCCCGCATCGACCGGTGCCGGGTGACCGGGTGACCGGACGCCCCGGGGACGGCCACCGCCCTCGGGGCGTACGCCGCCGGGCGACCGGGCGGGCGGCCGGTTCACCCGGGCGACCCCCGCGCCGCCTCTTTCGGGCGGAATCCGGCGGGCCGCGGCGGGTGGTGCGGCAAGCGGGGACACACCGCGGCGTATGACGGGGGGACGGGTCCCGGCGGCCCGTCGCCCGCGCCGTCCGGCCGTCGTCCCGGCCCCTCGCGCGCACCGTCCGGCTCGTCGCCCGAGCCCGTCGCCCGAGCCCTTCACAGGAGGCAGCAGTGATGCGGAACCCGGTATCCGAGCGGAAGGAACCCGCCGCGGCGGACGCCTCCCGGCGCGCCCTGGTGGTGGCCGGCGCCGCGGGCCTCACCGCCGCGCTGACCGCGTGCGGCGGAGGCGGTGGTGACGGCGGGGGAACCGAGGAGACCGGGAGCGAGGAGACCGGAGG
It contains:
- a CDS encoding DUF3037 domain-containing protein, with translation MSGLHNGRDVFEYAVLRVVPRVERGELINAGVVVYCRAASFVAARTELDEARLLALDPTVDVSGVRAALHAVEGVCRGGADAGQAGGDDAGRRFRWLVAPRSTVVQPGPVHTGLTTDPEAEVERLLELLVR
- a CDS encoding HipA family kinase — its product is MLQEVVATRYVTPLREGGSLPGIVEADDLGTYVMKFIGAGQGRKTLVAEIICGRLGHRLGLRVPDLVLMQLDPVIGLSEPDEEVQDLIKASGGLNLGMDYLPGSLGFDPLAFEVGAAEAGRVVWFDALINNVDRSWRNPNMLVWHGQLWLIDHGATMIWHHNWRGAKVAAAKPYDASDHVLASFAPDIAAAAAELAPRVTEELLTEVVADVPDAWLADEPGFDGPDALRRTYVEVLLERAASIGGRITIGERTGDTPSKAPDWLTGGPRRKAVK
- a CDS encoding VOC family protein, which encodes MSEMLPLRLHHHAWITDDQEANRRFYEDVIGLPLVATWTEREILAGTERVYSHTLYGLADGSALAFFQFADPEDQEEFKTDINATPVRHIAFKVEAEIQEALRERVTAAGHAETNAQVIDHGYCVSLYITDPTGCSWSSPSTTPTWKRSTPSGEPQHTRTSPAGSPATTPATTAGADHSSGFGPVQRGRGCPVLGRRR
- a CDS encoding NAD(P)/FAD-dependent oxidoreductase, with product MSARQETGTATTHHVVILGAGYAGLATAVQLAARTKRREDVRVTLVNAQERFTERMRLHMTATGQRLAELSIPQLLEGTGAQFVRGWVTAVDAGARTVRIDDERELRYDTLVYGLGGIADTAAVPGAEDHAYTLSSAQDAELLADRLARLDSGTVVVAGTGLTGVEAAAEIAERHPRLRVVLLGRQEPGAAMNPKAGAYLRAALDRLGVRVRTGAELAEVLPGAVRLASGESIAADAVLWTGGTRTSPLAAAAGLTVDDRGRVVTDATLRSVSHPEVYAIGDAAAVPQGYGVMHGTCQGGMPTGVHAALSIDRMLRGRRPRPFRFGYYHTPVSLGRGDAVVQFTRPDDSPRQICLTGRVAVRYKETVTASPWPTYGRMKKMPASGALWPRGGRATRVRGAR
- a CDS encoding RNA polymerase sigma-70 factor, encoding MTETSTHPGQQVFHEYRRLLFSVAYRLLGSAADAEDAVQDAWLKWSAADRSQVADPKAYLTRIVSNLALERLRSARHKRETYVGPWLPEPILTGGDASEAVTDAESVSMAMLVVLETLSPLERAVFVLKEVFDFSHAEIAEAVERSEPAVRQAAHRAREHVRARRPRFAADRSRQREATERFFAAATGGDVNALMELLSPDVTLWTDGGGKVRQALRPVVGAATVANWFAALTTVTYQGVGPADMKAELVEINGGPGVLFSGPDRVIATLTFDFDAEGRITTLHNVANPDKLHAVADGTAYDIGTR
- a CDS encoding alpha/beta fold hydrolase, which produces MTSPDSHPFADSAADGTEHALLRLEHGDIHVCQDGPRDAPALLLLHGSATSGRSWDALVPLLVPAHRVIRIDLPGHGRSSEPVGRGYATSEQARTLGAVLDRLRVGQVVAIGHSSGGCAATALAEERPDLVTALALINTGPGMDAFIAPASAPIDPARWPPSDEQIRRFASTGFREGYQVPRELIDELRGMSPHAITAAMQASIAYLNQRALPARLAALGKPLRVIFGEQDRRWRPSSAEDYRVVPGAEIDLLPGAGHTPILEEPVRTAELLLPFTKLHATGTPRGATEPGPGPRER
- a CDS encoding helix-turn-helix domain-containing protein; its protein translation is MAGFRVRGPVVAGLRVVPHPAVMLILEFGESAPTMDDGTGRRHRGSLVAGPGFGSGGAVRAWGEQVECVQVRLSPVVAGAVLGVRQAELAGAAVPLDDLWGREAARLRERLSEMTSWHDRFAFTDALLARRLEGRPRMDPGVAWAWNRIVAGRGLVRVDHLTAELGWSRKRLWSRFHAHIGMAPKRAATLVRFDHAVHRMVAGEGAALAAAAGGYCDQSHLHRDVKAFTGATPATVVDEPFLRVDDRAWPTGVPAGPLLTPPAAPLRRPPARSHEGRGTPGGPARIDRCRVTG